The following coding sequences are from one Cygnus olor isolate bCygOlo1 chromosome 2, bCygOlo1.pri.v2, whole genome shotgun sequence window:
- the LSM5 gene encoding U6 snRNA-associated Sm-like protein LSm5 isoform X2, whose translation MKSDKEIVGTLLGFDDFVNMVLEDVTEFEITPEGRRITKLDQILLNGNNITMLVPGGEGPEV comes from the exons ATGAAGAGTGATAAAGAAATTGTTGGAACGCTTCTAGGATTTGATGATTTTGTCA ATATGGTGTTAGAAGATGTTACAGAATT TGAGATTACACCTGAGGGTAGAAGAATCACGAAACTAGACCAGATTTTGCTAAATGGAAATAACATAACAATG CTGGTTCctggaggagaaggacctgaAGTATAA